A genomic region of Thermoanaerobaculia bacterium contains the following coding sequences:
- a CDS encoding type IV toxin-antitoxin system AbiEi family antitoxin domain-containing protein: protein MTATPIETQAMRVIRRLGIVRASELESHGIPRGQLYRLVRKGLVERQARGIYVAGNHPITAEHTLAHVAKRVPGGIFCLLTALRFHELTTQAPAEIWIALPEKARRPKLDYPRLRVARFSGPALTEGIETHRLEGVKVRVYSAAKTVADCFKYRNKVGVDVAVEALRDFGRLHRGRAAELARYAKICRVSRVMQPYMDAIA from the coding sequence ATGACGGCCACTCCGATCGAGACTCAGGCTATGCGGGTGATCCGGCGACTCGGTATCGTGCGTGCCTCGGAGCTCGAGTCGCACGGCATCCCCCGCGGTCAGCTCTACCGCCTCGTACGCAAGGGTCTGGTCGAGCGCCAAGCACGCGGGATCTACGTTGCCGGAAATCACCCCATCACCGCCGAACACACCCTCGCCCACGTCGCCAAGCGCGTGCCGGGTGGGATCTTCTGCCTGCTCACGGCGCTGCGCTTCCATGAGCTGACGACGCAGGCCCCGGCTGAGATCTGGATCGCGCTGCCCGAAAAGGCGCGCCGGCCGAAACTCGACTACCCGCGCCTGCGGGTCGCGCGCTTCTCGGGTCCGGCGCTCACCGAGGGCATCGAGACCCATCGGCTGGAGGGCGTCAAGGTTCGCGTCTACTCGGCTGCCAAGACAGTCGCCGACTGCTTCAAGTACCGCAACAAGGTCGGTGTGGATGTCGCTGTCGAGGCGCTGCGCGATTTCGGCCGGCTGCACCGGGGCCGCGCGGCCGAGCTCGCACGCTACGCGAAGATCTGCCGGGTGTCGCGTGTCATGCAACCCTACATGGACGCGATCGCATGA
- a CDS encoding FYDLN acid domain-containing protein, which translates to MADLGTKHECYNCGAKFYDMGRPAPICPKCAANQKDAKRPELAAESSAAKRKRREDVPKPVPEADDDLVVTPDDDIPDDEIEAPEGVVEEEVDFDDDEE; encoded by the coding sequence ATGGCCGACCTGGGTACCAAACACGAGTGCTACAACTGTGGCGCGAAGTTCTACGACATGGGGCGCCCCGCGCCCATCTGCCCGAAGTGCGCCGCCAACCAGAAGGACGCCAAGCGGCCCGAGCTGGCGGCGGAGTCCTCGGCAGCCAAGCGCAAGCGCCGGGAGGACGTGCCCAAGCCCGTGCCCGAGGCGGACGACGATCTCGTCGTGACGCCGGACGACGACATCCCGGACGACGAGATCGAGGCGCCGGAAGGGGTTGTCGAGGAAGAGGTCGACTTCGACGACGACGAGGAGTAG
- a CDS encoding HD domain-containing protein, translated as MLTLRDPIHGFIETDALEAALVDSRPLQRLRFIHQLGLTFLVYPGAEHSRFSHVLGAMSLAGRMLDALLRKSPGLLGADERRRARRLVRLAALFHDAGHAPFSHSAEELFEGGIDHEAMTARLLASDEIQALFDRLGDGIAPADVAALLGGKVPPERRFLAQIISGELDVDKMDYLLRDSLYCGVRYGVYDLDRLLDTLAVVSDPETGALGVGVEEGGVHAIEALVLARYYMFTQVYFNVTGKALEQHLSEWMRAANRQWPADPEHFLRQDDLSTLEAMRASDNQHAQAVVHRRHFPLAFETREHLSEAESEAFESLLPALRAHYGPGEILVARSAKDPHRLGGSPVWVRYRDGHLESMESASHFIRHLTRIDRYRVYTRPEICEEVAAELRAQFLV; from the coding sequence GTGCTCACCCTTCGCGATCCGATTCACGGCTTCATCGAAACCGATGCGCTCGAAGCAGCGCTGGTCGACAGTCGTCCGCTCCAGCGTCTGCGCTTCATCCATCAACTGGGATTGACCTTCCTCGTCTATCCCGGCGCCGAGCACAGCCGCTTCTCGCACGTGCTCGGCGCCATGTCGCTCGCCGGCCGGATGCTCGACGCCCTGCTCAGGAAGAGCCCGGGCCTGCTGGGCGCCGACGAGCGCCGCCGGGCGCGCCGCCTGGTGCGGCTCGCAGCGCTCTTCCATGATGCCGGGCACGCGCCCTTCAGCCATTCGGCCGAGGAGCTCTTCGAGGGCGGCATCGACCACGAGGCGATGACGGCGCGCCTCCTCGCCTCCGACGAGATTCAGGCGCTGTTCGATCGCCTCGGCGACGGCATCGCGCCGGCCGATGTCGCGGCGCTTCTCGGCGGCAAAGTGCCGCCCGAGAGACGATTCCTGGCGCAGATCATCTCGGGCGAGCTCGACGTGGACAAGATGGACTACCTGCTGCGCGACAGCCTCTACTGCGGCGTGCGCTACGGCGTCTACGACCTCGACCGCCTGCTCGACACGCTGGCCGTCGTCTCGGACCCCGAGACCGGCGCGCTCGGCGTCGGCGTCGAAGAGGGCGGCGTGCATGCCATCGAGGCGCTCGTCCTGGCGCGTTATTACATGTTCACGCAGGTCTACTTCAACGTCACCGGCAAGGCGCTCGAGCAGCACCTCTCTGAATGGATGCGGGCCGCGAACCGCCAGTGGCCGGCCGATCCGGAGCACTTTCTGCGCCAGGACGACCTCTCGACGCTCGAGGCGATGCGGGCCTCGGACAACCAGCACGCCCAGGCGGTGGTCCATCGCCGCCACTTCCCGCTCGCCTTCGAGACCCGCGAGCACCTTTCGGAGGCCGAGAGCGAGGCGTTCGAATCTCTCCTCCCCGCGCTCCGGGCGCACTACGGTCCGGGTGAGATTCTCGTCGCCCGTTCCGCCAAGGATCCCCATCGCCTGGGCGGCAGCCCCGTCTGGGTCCGCTATCGCGACGGCCACCTCGAGTCGATGGAGAGTGCCAGCCACTTCATCCGCCATCTGACCCGGATCGACCGCTACCGGGTCTACACCCGCCCCGAGATCTGCGAAGAGGTCGCCGCCGAGCTGCGGGCGCAGTTTCTCGTCTAG
- a CDS encoding outer membrane lipoprotein carrier protein LolA: MTRNRSARRATLAAWGLALATAIVPGPARGDEAGVPNPEAPGLTLVQRSEALVDRIRFEQKRLRTLEADFVQNRVSEFLTVPEESRGSFAYSAPDLVRWDYLSPKPVSLVIREDEMVTWFKDLGKAEKVKVGRASSQVFRYLNASGSLDTLMKYFAVTFAFPPAVQGAPGASPGAGEPYRLDLAPRFGRIRKRLAAMSLWIDRKLFLPVRVRYVEANGDTTEYRFDHLRLNGEIPEARFELAIPREVEIKVVDLDRGSDAKP, encoded by the coding sequence ATGACGAGAAACCGCTCTGCGCGCCGCGCCACGCTCGCCGCCTGGGGTCTGGCCCTGGCTACGGCAATCGTGCCCGGACCGGCGCGGGGCGACGAAGCGGGGGTTCCAAACCCCGAAGCTCCGGGCTTGACGCTGGTTCAGCGCTCCGAGGCGCTGGTCGACCGGATCCGTTTCGAGCAGAAGCGCCTGCGCACCCTCGAGGCCGATTTCGTCCAGAACCGGGTCAGCGAGTTTCTCACCGTGCCGGAGGAGTCCCGGGGGTCGTTCGCCTATTCGGCCCCCGACCTGGTGCGCTGGGACTACCTCTCTCCCAAACCGGTGTCGCTGGTGATCCGCGAGGACGAGATGGTCACCTGGTTCAAGGACCTCGGCAAGGCCGAGAAGGTGAAGGTCGGCCGCGCCTCCTCGCAGGTGTTTCGCTATCTGAACGCCAGCGGCTCGCTCGACACCCTGATGAAGTACTTCGCGGTCACGTTCGCCTTCCCTCCTGCCGTCCAAGGGGCGCCAGGGGCGAGCCCCGGGGCCGGCGAGCCGTACCGCCTCGACCTGGCGCCGCGCTTCGGGCGCATCCGCAAGCGTCTGGCGGCGATGAGCCTGTGGATCGACCGCAAGCTCTTCCTGCCCGTTCGGGTGCGCTATGTCGAGGCCAACGGCGATACGACCGAGTACCGCTTCGACCACCTGCGGCTGAACGGAGAGATCCCCGAGGCGCGCTTCGAGCTGGCGATTCCGCGCGAGGTCGAGATCAAGGTCGTCGATCTCGATCGCGGCAGCGACGCCAAGCCCTGA
- the yajC gene encoding preprotein translocase subunit YajC, whose amino-acid sequence MLQIIQWPSAGTLLAQAQTQNPLVSLVPIFLVFGIFYFLLLAPMRKRQKALQKVVEGLKRGDKVVTNGGLIGEIAAVEDRVVHLKLGENVKVRVLKSAIAGLEGSAEPEVTK is encoded by the coding sequence ATGTTGCAGATCATTCAATGGCCGAGTGCAGGGACCCTGCTGGCCCAGGCGCAGACTCAGAATCCGCTCGTCTCTCTGGTGCCGATCTTCCTCGTCTTCGGCATCTTCTACTTTCTGCTGCTTGCGCCGATGCGCAAGCGCCAGAAGGCCCTGCAGAAGGTGGTCGAGGGCCTGAAGCGCGGCGACAAGGTGGTGACCAACGGCGGGCTGATCGGCGAGATCGCCGCAGTCGAGGATCGTGTCGTCCATCTCAAGCTCGGTGAGAACGTCAAGGTGCGGGTGTTGAAGTCCGCCATCGCAGGCCTCGAGGGCAGCGCCGAACCGGAGGTCACCAAGTGA
- the tgt gene encoding tRNA guanosine(34) transglycosylase Tgt, with translation MNFDILARDGGARRGRLDTARGAIDTPGFMPVGTLGAVKGLTPQELEATGAQVMLANLYHLSLRPGIGTLERAGGLHRFTGWNRPILTDSGGFQVFSLAALRKVDEHGVRFRSHLDGSLLELTPEGVVAAQEAIGVDIAMVLDECPPWPVTESVAAAALARTLRWAERSIAARTTGATALFGIVQGSSFRHLREASAAALSQLPFDGYAIGGVSVGEPLGPRRAAIEWTTPGLPEAKVRYLMGVGTIPDMLHAISHGVDLFDCVLPARNGRHGLLYTREGALRIKNARFRDDAAPLDPECGCPVCSRLSRAFLHHLFRSGELSAAVYGTIHNLRVFLDFMGEAREAIAAFRVADLARRWTSRSADEHRSENSVAVESQEPRSRS, from the coding sequence ATGAACTTCGACATTCTGGCCCGCGACGGCGGTGCCCGGCGCGGGCGGCTCGACACCGCCCGAGGTGCGATCGACACCCCGGGTTTCATGCCCGTAGGCACCCTCGGCGCGGTCAAAGGTCTGACGCCGCAGGAGTTGGAAGCCACCGGGGCGCAGGTGATGCTGGCGAACCTCTATCACCTCTCGCTGCGGCCAGGGATCGGGACCCTCGAGCGCGCCGGCGGCCTGCACCGCTTCACCGGCTGGAACCGGCCGATTCTGACCGACAGCGGAGGCTTCCAGGTGTTCTCCCTGGCCGCGTTGCGCAAAGTCGACGAGCACGGCGTGCGCTTCCGCAGTCACCTCGACGGTTCCCTCCTCGAGCTCACGCCCGAAGGCGTCGTCGCGGCGCAGGAGGCCATCGGCGTCGATATCGCGATGGTGCTCGACGAGTGCCCCCCCTGGCCGGTGACCGAGTCGGTCGCCGCCGCGGCCCTCGCCCGGACGCTGCGCTGGGCAGAGCGCTCGATTGCGGCGCGGACGACCGGCGCGACAGCACTCTTCGGGATCGTTCAGGGGAGCAGCTTTCGTCACCTGCGGGAAGCTTCGGCGGCGGCGCTCTCGCAGCTGCCCTTCGACGGCTACGCGATCGGCGGGGTCAGCGTGGGCGAGCCGCTCGGGCCCCGCCGGGCGGCGATCGAGTGGACGACGCCCGGCCTGCCGGAGGCCAAAGTGCGCTACCTCATGGGGGTCGGCACGATTCCCGACATGTTGCATGCCATCTCCCATGGCGTCGATCTCTTCGACTGCGTGCTGCCGGCGAGAAACGGCCGCCACGGCCTGCTCTACACCCGCGAGGGGGCGCTGCGGATCAAGAACGCCCGTTTCCGGGACGACGCCGCGCCGCTCGATCCCGAGTGCGGCTGCCCCGTCTGCAGCCGCCTCTCGCGGGCCTTCCTGCACCATCTTTTCCGCTCCGGTGAGCTGTCCGCGGCCGTCTACGGCACCATTCACAATCTGCGCGTATTCCTTGACTTCATGGGGGAAGCGAGAGAAGCTATTGCGGCTTTTCGGGTAGCGGACCTGGCCCGCAGATGGACCAGTCGCTCCGCCGACGAACACCGATCCGAGAATTCTGTGGCGGTGGAGAGCCAGGAGCCGCGCTCGCGGTCGTGA
- a CDS encoding TIGR01777 family oxidoreductase translates to MSERILIAGGTGLIGRALAARLAASGREVVLLSRSASAKAGERELPPGCRLAAWDGRTAKGWGELASGAEAIVNLAGESIAGGRWSAGRKARIVDSRLQSTAAVVEAIAQAKRPPRVLLQGSAVGFYGDRADELLPEEADAGGGFLGETARAWEAASAPAESFGVRRVLARTGVVLAREGGAFPKMALPFRLGAGAILGSGKQWMPWIHLADEIAALEFLIGNEAAHGAVNLAAPAPETQAAFSRQLARALHRPLLVRAPAWTMRAALGEMADLVLASQRVVPQRLLDLGFRFRYPALAAALGDLCRRDEGEATR, encoded by the coding sequence ATGAGCGAACGCATCCTCATCGCCGGCGGAACAGGACTCATCGGACGCGCGCTCGCGGCTCGTCTCGCCGCTTCCGGCAGGGAGGTCGTGCTGCTGTCGCGCTCGGCGTCCGCGAAGGCAGGTGAGCGCGAGCTGCCTCCCGGTTGCCGGCTCGCGGCCTGGGACGGTCGCACGGCGAAGGGCTGGGGTGAGCTCGCTTCCGGCGCCGAGGCGATCGTCAATCTGGCCGGGGAGTCGATCGCGGGCGGGCGCTGGAGCGCGGGGCGCAAGGCGCGCATCGTGGATAGCCGGCTGCAGAGCACGGCCGCCGTCGTGGAGGCGATCGCGCAGGCGAAGCGGCCACCGCGGGTCCTGCTGCAGGGATCGGCGGTCGGTTTTTACGGCGACCGGGCCGACGAGCTCCTGCCCGAGGAGGCGGACGCGGGCGGTGGCTTCCTCGGCGAGACCGCCCGGGCCTGGGAGGCTGCGAGCGCCCCGGCGGAGAGCTTCGGCGTGCGCCGCGTGCTGGCGCGGACGGGGGTCGTCCTGGCGCGCGAGGGCGGTGCCTTCCCCAAGATGGCGCTGCCGTTCCGGCTCGGCGCCGGCGCCATTCTGGGATCGGGGAAGCAGTGGATGCCCTGGATCCATCTCGCCGACGAGATTGCGGCCCTCGAGTTCCTGATCGGGAACGAAGCGGCCCACGGCGCGGTCAATCTCGCCGCGCCGGCGCCGGAGACGCAGGCCGCCTTCTCGCGCCAGCTGGCGCGGGCGCTCCACCGGCCGCTCCTTGTCCGGGCGCCCGCCTGGACAATGCGTGCCGCGCTCGGCGAGATGGCCGACCTGGTGCTCGCCAGTCAGCGGGTGGTGCCGCAGCGGCTCCTCGACCTCGGTTTCCGGTTCCGCTATCCGGCCCTCGCAGCGGCGCTCGGCGATCTCTGCCGCCGGGATGAAGGCGAGGCGACGCGATGA
- the folK gene encoding 2-amino-4-hydroxy-6-hydroxymethyldihydropteridine diphosphokinase produces MRRFALALGSNLGDSRRIFEQALVRLEATLGPLDVAPLYRTEPVSAISQPPFLNTVVLGSTRLAAGELLELTQRVEADFGRERNAGELPEGPRTLDIDLLVLGDEQRSGEAPLLPHPRLRLRRFVLAPLCDLAPDWPLPPDGATACELLGRLPDSPWVERLAEPLRCVKVASQSDRSVR; encoded by the coding sequence GTGCGCCGGTTCGCGCTCGCGCTGGGCAGCAATCTCGGCGACTCCCGGCGGATCTTCGAACAGGCGCTCGTCCGGCTCGAAGCGACGCTCGGACCGCTCGACGTCGCGCCGCTCTATCGGACGGAGCCGGTCTCGGCAATCTCGCAGCCGCCGTTCCTCAACACGGTGGTTCTCGGTTCGACGAGGCTCGCCGCCGGTGAGCTCCTGGAGCTCACCCAGCGGGTCGAGGCCGATTTCGGCCGCGAGCGCAACGCCGGCGAGTTGCCCGAAGGGCCGCGAACGCTCGACATCGACCTGCTCGTGCTGGGCGACGAGCAACGTTCCGGGGAGGCACCGCTCCTTCCCCATCCCCGCCTGCGCCTGCGGCGCTTCGTGCTGGCGCCGCTTTGCGACCTCGCCCCCGATTGGCCGCTTCCTCCCGACGGCGCGACCGCGTGCGAGCTGCTCGGCCGGCTTCCCGACTCTCCCTGGGTGGAGCGCCTTGCTGAGCCGCTGCGCTGCGTGAAGGTCGCGTCGCAGAGCGATCGCTCCGTCCGATGA
- a CDS encoding DUF1295 domain-containing protein: MSFWVVLGHAAPVLAIYLTLGWLVSVRLRDASIVDVMWGPGFALVAAVGAWGGAGDPARKLLVLAMVSVWSLRLAIHIFLRNLGKGEDYRYRAMRKNQGPHFAWLSLFTVFGLQGALLLLVAMPLVAAASVAGRSAGAGFAGAGLGPFDFAGLALFLVGFLFEAVGDAQLANFRANPANRGKVCDVGLWRYSRHPNYFGDATLWWGFYLVACGVPGGAWTIASPLVMTVLLLKVSGVALLERGLSSTKPGYAAYIARTSAFLPWFPKRLRSS, encoded by the coding sequence ATGAGCTTCTGGGTCGTGCTCGGGCACGCCGCACCGGTTCTCGCCATCTACCTCACCCTCGGCTGGCTGGTGAGCGTGCGGCTTCGCGACGCGAGCATCGTCGACGTGATGTGGGGACCGGGCTTCGCTCTCGTGGCGGCGGTGGGCGCCTGGGGTGGAGCGGGCGATCCGGCCCGCAAGCTTCTCGTGCTGGCGATGGTGAGCGTCTGGAGTCTGCGGCTCGCCATCCACATCTTCCTGCGCAATCTCGGTAAGGGCGAGGACTACCGCTATCGGGCGATGCGAAAGAATCAGGGTCCGCACTTCGCCTGGCTCTCGCTGTTCACGGTCTTCGGCCTGCAGGGGGCGCTGCTGCTACTCGTCGCCATGCCGCTGGTCGCCGCGGCGAGCGTCGCCGGGCGCTCCGCCGGTGCGGGATTCGCAGGCGCAGGGCTCGGCCCCTTCGACTTCGCCGGCCTCGCGCTCTTCCTCGTCGGCTTCCTCTTCGAGGCGGTCGGCGACGCGCAGCTCGCGAACTTCAGGGCGAATCCGGCGAACCGCGGCAAGGTCTGCGATGTCGGTCTGTGGCGCTACAGCCGGCACCCGAACTACTTCGGCGACGCGACGCTCTGGTGGGGCTTCTATCTCGTGGCTTGCGGCGTGCCGGGAGGCGCGTGGACGATCGCCAGTCCGCTCGTGATGACCGTGCTGCTGCTCAAGGTCTCCGGCGTGGCGCTTCTCGAGCGCGGCCTCAGCTCGACCAAGCCCGGCTACGCCGCCTACATCGCCCGCACCAGCGCCTTCCTCCCCTGGTTTCCCAAGCGCCTGCGTTCGAGCTGA